From a region of the Triticum aestivum cultivar Chinese Spring chromosome 7D, IWGSC CS RefSeq v2.1, whole genome shotgun sequence genome:
- the LOC123169161 gene encoding uncharacterized protein, translated as MVPLECLKSLIEMDKVAEFAWDEHILNFAMKEVKNFKDNAKLQPSSPFLVGGCFPMLAVVYMDLVFPPPGIDEQKLNLSLPRACFVFDKDFALVLEYNKNKLWLGKASFGMRPLLLLSDTPYATLNSQGGGAANALETAVEDTARADAEMGGSANGPEVVVAQDHAAANGLDISGTRDDGTANDPVGDSVP; from the exons ATGGTCCCCCTGGAGTGCCTAAAAAGCCTGATAGAGATGGACAAGGTTGCTGAGTTTGCCTGGGATGAGCACATTCTAAACTTTGCGATGAAAGAAGTAAAGAATTTCAAGGACAATGCAAAGCTGCAGCCTTCCTCTCCATTCTTGGTTGGCGGATGCTTCCCTATGCTAGCG GTTGTATATATGGATCTGGTTTTCCCTCCCCCTGGCATAGATGAGCAGAAATTGAACCTCTCTCTGCCGAGAGCTTGCTTTGTGTTTGATAAGGATTTTGCTCTTGTGTTGGAATACAACAAGAACAAGCTTTGGTTGGGCAAAGCCTCATTCGGGATGCGGCCT CTCCTCCTTTTGTCAGACACACCATACGCAACATTGAATTCCCAAGGTGGTGGTGCTGCCAATGCTCTGGAAACAGCTGTCGAAGATACAGCGAGGGCTGATGCAGAAATGGGAGGGTCCGCCAATGGCCCAGAGGTGGTTGTTGCTCAAGACCATGCTGCTGCCAATGGCCTGGACATCTCTGGTACTCGAGACGATGGGACTGCAAATGATCCTGTGGGAGATAGCGTTCCGTAG